From the genome of Candidatus Nitrosocosmicus oleophilus, one region includes:
- a CDS encoding pyridoxamine 5'-phosphate oxidase family protein: MWGDLDIGQIDDLLKSELIGRIGCFDGNKVYVVPVTYAYDNGYIYGHTKNGLKIRMMRKNPNVCFEIDWMRDMSSWKSVILYGTFEELKGNDANNGLKILMKSIMSNLDRKSPPPIEASDYNFRGIENLAFLHSFLSPFLHSKNNEIFEIVVYRIKVNEATGKFGDNKKSNSYY; encoded by the coding sequence ATGTGGGGGGATTTGGATATAGGTCAAATTGATGATCTTCTAAAGTCAGAATTAATAGGAAGAATAGGTTGCTTTGATGGTAACAAAGTGTATGTTGTTCCTGTTACATACGCTTATGATAATGGATATATTTATGGACATACAAAGAACGGGTTAAAAATTCGTATGATGCGAAAAAATCCGAATGTCTGTTTTGAAATTGATTGGATGAGAGATATGAGCAGTTGGAAAAGTGTTATCCTTTATGGAACCTTTGAGGAACTAAAAGGAAATGATGCAAACAATGGATTGAAGATTCTGATGAAATCCATTATGTCTAATTTGGATAGAAAATCTCCTCCTCCGATTGAAGCCTCTGACTATAATTTTCGGGGCATCGAAAATCTTGCATTTTTGCACTCATTTTTGTCACCGTTTTTACACAGCAAGAACAATGAAATTTTTGAAATCGTGGTATATCGCATCAAAGTAAACGAAGCTACAGGAAAATTTGGAGATAATAAAAAATCTAATTCATACTACTAG